In the Acropora muricata isolate sample 2 chromosome 10, ASM3666990v1, whole genome shotgun sequence genome, one interval contains:
- the LOC136930713 gene encoding probable salivary secreted peptide — protein MADAVLTLIKALEVAKLCAEAWKALTESLSSGSGEHNLVEGKPNAGDSLLYKGQKSSGYGLTYVSHVFEYSGNRTITAVVAKDNLKDDTGGNPEIISGGPGHKHVKVKVTSRLFKGFDHTVLVYGKKRKKCSLM, from the coding sequence ATGGCTGATGCGGTTTTAACGCTTATTAAAGCTTTGGAGGTTGCCAAATTGTGTGCAGAAGCGTGGAAAGCACTAACCGAATCGCTGTCCTCCGGCAGCGGAGAACATAATCTCGTAGAAGGCAAGCCAAACGCTGGAGATAGCCTCTTGTACAAAGGGCAAAAGAGTTCAGGTTATGGGCTGACCTATGTCTCCCACGTTTTTGAATACAGCGGGAACCGTACGATCACCGCAGTAGTGGCCAAAGATAACTTGAAAGATGATACAGGCGGCAACCCTGAGATCATTAGTGGTGGGCCTGGTCATAAACATGTCAAGGTGAAGGTTACTTCAAGATTATTTAAAGGCTTCGACCATACCGTTCTCGTCTATGGCAAAAAACGAAAGAAGTGCAGTTTGATGTAA